A portion of the Clostridium gelidum genome contains these proteins:
- a CDS encoding sensor histidine kinase has protein sequence MKKLGILKKIDILNNYSIKTKLLIIYAFCVLIPMIVTNSIVYLTIRNNEVKEQKVNMEHAIDRVKYNLGSVLDDCVLVSNHLHSDITLNDFVNERYDNLLSYYDKYNFLLRNNVINYYYNSQHVYQVTIYTDNDTISNSNNFIKLTPEIRKSDWYKQFQCNKDNMTISVYYDKDIKEYSTNNTARTISITRKLDKLGDKHENILKIDVDYNVILKNILNEKMEGNLYVCNKNFILFSNKTPQVGSKEFDTIESIEEKDVKLNGSFKLKVANEEWNIIVTSNEVNPLLKIVEKKEILFGLIIFNLLLPTIIITLVSHSIRHRVTLLGVYLGKVENEEFSIIECSEGKDEIGKLVRSYNLMVLKIKDLIEVVFKRDAEKQRLELAKKQAELKALQSQVNPHFLFNTLESIRMRSLIKEEIETAEIIEKLSILLRKTINWGEDYITIEDEMIFVENYLQIQKYRFGDKLSFNFYIMEECKILKIPKLSILSFVENACVHGIEEVSHNASVGIAVYKDDTDLFIEISDTGNGIPKNELKLIKDRLSNAKIEMLSESKSTGVLNTYMRLQMYCNNNMKFEMDSILKEGTVVTIQINHDELRK, from the coding sequence ATGAAGAAATTAGGTATATTAAAAAAAATAGATATATTGAATAACTATAGTATTAAAACAAAATTGTTGATTATATATGCATTTTGTGTATTAATTCCAATGATTGTTACTAATTCGATTGTTTATTTAACTATTAGAAATAATGAAGTTAAAGAACAAAAAGTAAATATGGAACACGCTATTGATAGAGTTAAATACAATTTAGGATCTGTGTTAGATGATTGTGTATTAGTATCAAATCATTTGCATAGTGATATAACTTTGAATGATTTTGTTAATGAAAGATATGATAATCTTCTTTCATATTATGATAAATACAATTTTCTATTGAGAAATAATGTAATTAATTATTATTATAATTCACAACACGTATATCAGGTTACAATCTATACAGATAATGATACTATTAGTAATAGTAATAATTTTATAAAATTAACACCAGAAATTCGGAAAAGTGATTGGTACAAACAATTCCAGTGCAATAAGGACAATATGACAATATCTGTATATTATGATAAGGATATAAAGGAGTATTCAACAAATAATACAGCAAGAACAATTAGTATTACTCGGAAGTTGGACAAATTAGGGGATAAACATGAAAATATTTTAAAAATAGATGTTGATTATAATGTAATTCTTAAAAATATTTTAAATGAGAAAATGGAAGGCAATTTGTATGTTTGTAATAAAAACTTCATTCTGTTTTCTAATAAAACACCTCAAGTTGGTTCAAAGGAATTTGACACAATAGAAAGTATAGAAGAAAAGGATGTTAAGTTAAACGGTTCCTTTAAATTAAAGGTAGCAAATGAAGAATGGAATATTATTGTTACATCAAATGAAGTAAATCCTTTATTAAAAATTGTGGAGAAAAAAGAAATATTATTTGGGTTGATAATATTTAATTTACTATTACCAACTATTATTATTACTTTAGTTTCACACTCCATTAGACATAGAGTGACGTTACTAGGTGTATATTTAGGCAAAGTAGAAAATGAGGAATTTTCTATAATTGAATGCAGTGAGGGAAAAGATGAAATAGGAAAATTAGTTCGGAGTTACAATTTAATGGTATTAAAGATTAAAGATTTGATTGAAGTAGTTTTTAAGAGAGATGCAGAAAAGCAACGACTTGAATTGGCTAAAAAACAAGCAGAATTAAAAGCACTTCAAAGTCAAGTAAATCCACATTTTTTATTTAATACTCTTGAAAGTATTCGTATGAGAAGCTTGATAAAAGAAGAAATAGAAACAGCAGAAATAATTGAAAAATTATCAATATTACTTAGAAAAACAATAAATTGGGGAGAAGATTATATTACTATTGAAGATGAAATGATATTTGTAGAAAATTATCTTCAAATTCAAAAATATCGATTTGGGGACAAGTTATCTTTTAACTTTTATATAATGGAAGAATGTAAAATTTTAAAGATTCCTAAGTTATCTATTTTGAGTTTTGTTGAAAATGCTTGTGTTCATGGGATTGAAGAGGTATCGCATAATGCAAGTGTTGGTATTGCTGTTTATAAAGATGATACTGATTTATTTATAGAAATTTCTGATACTGGAAATGGAATACCTAAAAATGAATTAAAATTAATTAAAGATAGACTGAGTAATGCAAAAATAGAAATGCTTAGTGAAAGTAAAAGTACAGGAGTACTTAATACTTATATGCGTTTGCAGATGTATTGCAATAATAATATGAAATTTGAAATGGATAGTATATTAAAGGAAGGAACAGTAGTTACAATACAAATTAATCATGATGAATTAAGGAAATGA
- a CDS encoding GH39 family glycosyl hydrolase has protein sequence MIKHYSITNEAKFSFSNNALFCIGTGRMGLALHKAYQDQLKYVQDYIHFSHIRGHGLFSDDMAIYQEYKDEIGNTIAEYNFTYLDMVMDSYLELRIRPFLELGFMPEKLASGDQTVFYWKGNVTPPKTYEGWTSLVQATLRHLMERYGKDEVVNWPIEVWNEPNLSAFWKDADKQEYFKLYELTAKAIKDVDKRFKVGGPAICGVDDVNWVKDFINFCHESFAPIDFITRHAYGTEEPERIGHYGYQELREPEDLLRELQITRDIVDSYEEYRGMDIHITEFNTSYIPNCPLHDQNVNAAYIARLLSTLGDCNASYSYWTFGDIFEENGVPFTPFHGGFGLVANGMIPKPTFWTFAFFKDLQGKCVHRSEEAVIVQAQDGSYRGIVWNLVKNTEPDRNIELNFTLPMSKECCLLVKTVDEKCCNPLKVWHDIGEPAYPTSAQNELFRASAMPAVSTERVVVDKENITITINLSKNALAYFEVFPVDQKSDRGYVYSK, from the coding sequence ATGATTAAACATTATTCGATAACAAATGAAGCAAAGTTTTCATTTAGCAACAATGCACTATTTTGTATTGGAACAGGAAGAATGGGGCTTGCACTTCATAAAGCTTACCAAGACCAATTGAAATATGTTCAGGATTACATCCATTTTTCTCATATTCGTGGTCATGGATTATTTTCAGATGATATGGCAATTTATCAGGAGTATAAAGATGAGATTGGTAATACGATTGCAGAGTATAACTTTACGTATCTTGATATGGTAATGGATTCTTATCTTGAACTTAGGATACGTCCATTTTTGGAATTGGGATTCATGCCAGAAAAGCTAGCTTCTGGAGATCAAACGGTATTTTATTGGAAAGGAAATGTTACACCACCTAAAACCTATGAAGGCTGGACATCTCTTGTTCAGGCGACATTACGTCACCTAATGGAACGCTATGGTAAAGATGAAGTGGTTAACTGGCCAATAGAGGTATGGAATGAACCAAATTTGAGCGCTTTTTGGAAAGATGCAGACAAGCAAGAATACTTCAAGCTATATGAATTGACAGCAAAGGCAATAAAAGATGTTGATAAAAGATTTAAAGTAGGAGGACCTGCAATTTGTGGCGTGGATGATGTGAATTGGGTGAAAGATTTTATAAATTTCTGTCACGAAAGTTTTGCCCCAATAGATTTCATAACGCGACATGCTTATGGAACAGAAGAACCGGAACGCATTGGTCACTACGGATATCAAGAACTGCGTGAGCCAGAGGACTTACTTAGAGAATTGCAGATAACTAGAGATATTGTCGATAGTTATGAGGAATATCGTGGCATGGATATTCACATAACAGAATTTAACACTTCCTATATACCAAATTGTCCATTGCACGATCAAAATGTAAATGCAGCTTATATAGCTAGGCTTCTTTCTACATTAGGTGATTGCAATGCCTCATATTCTTATTGGACGTTTGGAGATATTTTTGAAGAGAATGGTGTGCCGTTTACTCCATTCCATGGTGGATTTGGTCTTGTTGCCAATGGCATGATTCCAAAACCGACATTTTGGACATTTGCGTTCTTTAAAGATTTGCAAGGTAAATGCGTCCACCGCTCTGAAGAGGCTGTTATTGTACAGGCACAAGATGGAAGCTATAGAGGTATTGTTTGGAATTTAGTAAAAAATACTGAGCCAGACCGAAACATAGAGCTGAATTTTACATTACCAATGAGCAAAGAGTGTTGTCTGCTAGTTAAGACTGTGGATGAGAAATGCTGTAACCCACTTAAGGTTTGGCATGATATTGGAGAACCAGCATATCCGACATCAGCACAGAATGAATTGTTTCGTGCAAGTGCAATGCCAGCAGTTAGTACGGAGCGAGTGGTTGTGGATAAAGAGAATATTACAATTACTATAAATTTAAGTAAAAATGCTTTGGCATATTTTGAAGTCTTTCCGGTAGATCAGAAAAGTGATAGAGGATATGTCTATTCAAAATAA
- a CDS encoding helix-turn-helix transcriptional regulator — protein MTNIFYVGCDATHTNDFIFDIPLGHDCWLLVITQTPALFYVNGEFKEYPAHSAVLYHPHQKIYYRACAEKYINDWIRFDSTESYVTETTFPLGVPFSLDDPEYCHKLLQLLVTENSFNKDYKESSIDYLLRTLFNKLLESCFHTGITPQYYNLINLRTAIHNNPGNNWTVPNMADFIHISQGYLQTIYKNTFGISCMDDVIDSRIRLAKEYLFHCNRTIVEVAILCGYNNVEHFCRQFKQVTGYTPGKFRDHAVNSSILSC, from the coding sequence ATGACTAATATTTTCTATGTAGGATGTGATGCTACACACACAAATGATTTTATTTTTGATATCCCTCTTGGCCATGACTGTTGGCTTCTCGTTATCACTCAAACTCCTGCTCTTTTCTATGTCAACGGCGAATTCAAGGAATATCCGGCTCACAGTGCCGTATTATATCATCCACATCAGAAAATATACTATCGGGCCTGTGCAGAAAAATACATCAATGACTGGATACGTTTTGATTCCACCGAATCCTATGTTACTGAAACAACGTTTCCACTTGGGGTTCCTTTTTCTTTGGATGACCCCGAATATTGCCACAAGCTGCTTCAGTTGCTTGTCACCGAGAACTCATTTAATAAAGATTATAAAGAATCATCAATAGACTATTTGTTAAGAACTCTGTTTAATAAACTTTTAGAATCTTGCTTCCATACTGGTATTACACCTCAATATTATAACCTTATAAATCTTCGTACAGCAATTCATAATAACCCTGGTAATAATTGGACTGTTCCTAACATGGCAGATTTTATCCACATCAGCCAAGGCTATCTACAGACAATCTATAAAAATACCTTTGGTATATCCTGTATGGATGACGTGATAGACAGCCGAATCCGTCTTGCCAAAGAATATCTGTTTCATTGCAACCGTACAATTGTTGAAGTAGCAATTCTGTGTGGATATAATAATGTTGAACACTTCTGCCGACAGTTCAAACAAGTGACAGGATATACTCCAGGTAAATTCCGGGATCATGCTGTCAATTCATCTATTCTGAGCTGCTAG
- a CDS encoding glycoside hydrolase family 43 protein produces the protein MNNNPVIWADYPDPDLIRVDDTYYMVNTTMHFMPGCVILQSYNLINWEVAVHVYDALDSTPDQKLEDEKQIYGKGMWAASLRYYKGKFYVCFVANDTQKTYLFTANDITGPWIRHEIEGFYHDCSLLFDDDDRIYIIYGNTKIRLTELKDDLSGPKPGGLNRIILRDTEEHYLGYEGAHFYKINGKYYVFFIHVLKCGHARRTQACFVTDSLEREFVGREVFDDDMGYHNFGIAQGGIVDTPYGNWYSMLFQDHGAVGRVPVLIPLHFENDFPVFDKKATEYIEIPSTRPGYEYKQLVGDDDFIYEPDPNGKVHLKDIWQWNHIPSNDLWSVTEKPGSYRIHSRKICSNINYSVNTLTQRVMGPTCEAIVTLDGSKLKEGDYAGLCFLISSYGLIALTKEEGQYYLVMLARDTDDKSIFGNLIDNEPGVEYERILVNGEKVTLKAKGYFIDNKDECEFYYKDGEEWKKIGITHNMVWKMDQFVGCRFGLFLFSTKEIGGTADFSKFRYNILK, from the coding sequence ATGAATAACAACCCTGTTATCTGGGCTGACTATCCAGATCCAGATCTAATTCGAGTAGACGACACTTACTATATGGTCAATACTACAATGCATTTTATGCCAGGCTGCGTTATATTGCAATCATACAACCTCATAAATTGGGAAGTGGCAGTTCATGTATATGACGCTTTGGACAGTACACCAGATCAAAAATTAGAAGATGAAAAGCAAATATATGGAAAGGGTATGTGGGCAGCCTCACTGCGTTATTATAAAGGTAAATTTTATGTATGTTTCGTAGCAAATGATACGCAGAAAACTTATCTGTTTACAGCTAATGATATCACTGGACCTTGGATAAGGCATGAGATTGAAGGATTCTATCATGATTGTTCACTGCTATTTGATGATGATGACAGAATTTATATTATTTATGGCAATACCAAGATTCGACTTACGGAATTAAAAGATGATCTTTCAGGTCCAAAACCAGGTGGACTGAACAGAATAATCTTAAGAGATACCGAAGAGCATTATCTTGGCTATGAAGGTGCCCATTTTTACAAAATTAATGGCAAATATTACGTCTTTTTTATTCATGTGTTGAAATGTGGACATGCTCGTAGGACTCAGGCATGTTTTGTAACAGATTCTCTAGAACGTGAATTTGTTGGCAGAGAAGTTTTTGATGATGATATGGGATATCATAATTTCGGTATTGCACAAGGAGGAATCGTAGATACTCCATATGGTAACTGGTATTCAATGCTATTTCAAGATCATGGTGCTGTTGGCCGTGTACCTGTTCTTATCCCACTGCATTTTGAAAATGATTTTCCAGTATTCGATAAAAAGGCAACAGAATATATTGAGATTCCAAGCACAAGACCAGGTTATGAGTACAAGCAACTTGTTGGAGATGATGATTTTATTTATGAGCCTGACCCAAATGGCAAGGTACATCTGAAAGATATCTGGCAATGGAATCATATTCCGTCAAATGATTTGTGGTCAGTAACTGAAAAACCAGGATCATATCGTATCCATTCAAGAAAAATTTGTTCGAATATAAATTATTCAGTAAATACACTGACACAACGTGTCATGGGGCCTACTTGTGAAGCTATTGTAACTTTAGATGGTAGCAAACTTAAGGAGGGTGATTATGCAGGTTTATGTTTCTTAATTAGCTCATATGGATTGATTGCACTTACCAAGGAAGAAGGTCAATACTACTTGGTAATGTTGGCAAGAGATACAGATGATAAATCAATATTTGGAAACTTGATAGACAACGAGCCTGGAGTTGAGTATGAAAGAATTCTTGTAAACGGAGAGAAAGTTACACTAAAGGCAAAGGGTTATTTCATTGATAATAAAGACGAATGTGAGTTTTATTATAAGGATGGAGAAGAATGGAAGAAGATTGGTATCACACACAACATGGTATGGAAAATGGATCAATTTGTGGGATGCCGCTTTGGTTTGTTTCTATTTTCTACAAAGGAAATTGGAGGAACTGCTGATTTTTCAAAGTTCAGATATAATATTTTAAAGTAA